From Lysobacter silvisoli, the proteins below share one genomic window:
- a CDS encoding amylo-alpha-1,6-glucosidase: MDSATTAALYASHVLKDGDSFLIANGYGDIAGPSEGLFHNDTRLLSLYRLSLGEARPALLGASVSRDNAFFVAHLTNRALSPLGEAGTPQGLVHIARTRLLLHERMYERIACTNYDSRPALLPLRFELAADFRDMFEVRGSVRKARGEMLASQADGYRRRFQYRGLDGVLRSSFIAYSHAPTAEDGNGLDIHLRIEPGGHTELYVEAGVASQDDAAPSRQRYRQAAAQARLRMRQRQRRGARISSNGPLFDEWMRRSRSDLALLTSELSSGPYPYAGIPWFSTPFGRDAVITALQTLWLDPGLARGVLRFLAEHQAQEESAFLDAAPGKIMHETRKGEMSSLRELPFGLYYGGVDTTPLFVLLAGAYARRTGDYGFIDGLWPALRAATAWIERVCDANPWGLLDYARREASGLANQGWKDSEDSVFHADGRFPPGPIALVEVQGYAYAAFRAMAELGRRREDAQADAWERRAERLRATVQEKYWMAEAGYYGIAVDGEGKRCEVLASNPGHLLYVGLPDPAHAQAVAERMMQPAFYTGWGLRTLAKGEPRYNPMSYHNGSVWPHDSALCAAGLARYGGRDVAARLLRSAFETAVHFDMRLPELYCGFARRPGAPPIPYPVACLPQAWAAGSPFMLLQACLGVEVDGEQRVVHVNRPKLPPGIDDVRVHGLVVGEERVDLVFKQFGDRVGVFSESRHASAVPVNLRN, translated from the coding sequence GTGGACTCGGCCACTACCGCCGCGCTGTACGCCAGCCACGTGCTCAAGGACGGCGACAGTTTTCTGATCGCCAACGGTTACGGCGACATCGCCGGGCCCAGCGAGGGCCTGTTCCACAACGACACGCGCCTGCTCAGCCTGTACCGGCTGAGCCTGGGCGAGGCGCGACCGGCGCTGCTCGGCGCCTCGGTGTCGCGCGACAACGCCTTCTTCGTCGCCCACCTGACCAACCGCGCGCTGTCGCCGCTGGGCGAAGCCGGCACGCCGCAGGGGCTGGTGCACATCGCCCGCACCCGGCTGCTGCTGCACGAACGCATGTACGAGCGCATCGCCTGCACCAACTACGACTCCCGCCCGGCGCTGCTGCCCCTGCGCTTCGAACTGGCAGCCGACTTCCGCGACATGTTCGAGGTGCGCGGCAGCGTGCGCAAGGCGCGCGGCGAAATGCTCGCCTCGCAAGCGGACGGTTACCGCCGCCGCTTCCAGTACCGAGGCCTGGACGGCGTGCTGCGCAGCTCGTTCATCGCCTACTCCCACGCGCCCACGGCCGAGGACGGCAACGGGTTGGACATCCATCTGCGCATCGAACCCGGCGGCCACACCGAGCTGTACGTGGAGGCCGGCGTTGCCAGCCAGGACGATGCGGCGCCCTCGCGCCAACGCTACCGCCAGGCCGCCGCGCAGGCGCGCCTGCGCATGCGCCAACGCCAGCGCCGCGGCGCCCGCATCAGCAGCAACGGCCCCTTGTTCGACGAATGGATGCGCCGCTCGCGCTCCGATCTGGCGCTGTTGACCAGCGAACTGTCCAGCGGGCCGTATCCCTACGCCGGCATCCCCTGGTTCTCCACCCCGTTCGGCCGCGATGCGGTGATCACCGCGCTGCAGACGCTGTGGCTGGACCCGGGCCTAGCGCGTGGCGTGCTGCGCTTCCTGGCCGAGCATCAGGCGCAGGAGGAGTCCGCCTTCCTGGATGCGGCGCCGGGCAAGATCATGCACGAGACGCGCAAGGGCGAGATGTCCAGCCTGCGCGAGCTGCCTTTCGGCCTGTATTACGGCGGCGTCGACACCACGCCGCTGTTCGTGCTGCTGGCCGGCGCCTACGCGCGCCGCACCGGCGACTACGGCTTCATCGACGGCTTGTGGCCGGCCTTGCGCGCGGCCACCGCCTGGATCGAGCGGGTCTGCGATGCCAACCCGTGGGGCCTGCTCGACTACGCCCGGCGCGAAGCCAGCGGGCTGGCCAACCAGGGCTGGAAAGACAGCGAGGACTCCGTGTTCCACGCCGACGGCCGCTTCCCCCCCGGCCCCATCGCCCTGGTCGAAGTGCAGGGCTACGCCTACGCCGCGTTCCGCGCCATGGCCGAACTCGGCCGCCGCCGCGAAGATGCCCAGGCCGATGCCTGGGAGCGGCGTGCCGAGCGTTTGCGCGCGACGGTGCAGGAAAAGTATTGGATGGCCGAGGCCGGCTACTACGGCATCGCCGTGGATGGCGAAGGCAAGCGCTGCGAAGTGCTGGCGAGCAACCCAGGCCACCTGCTCTACGTCGGCCTGCCGGATCCGGCGCATGCGCAGGCGGTGGCGGAACGAATGATGCAGCCGGCCTTCTATACCGGCTGGGGCCTGCGCACACTGGCCAAGGGCGAACCGCGCTACAACCCCATGTCCTACCACAACGGTTCGGTGTGGCCGCACGACAGCGCGCTGTGCGCCGCCGGCCTCGCGCGCTACGGCGGCCGCGATGTGGCCGCGCGCCTGTTGCGCAGCGCGTTCGAAACCGCGGTGCATTTCGACATGCGCCTGCCCGAGTTGTACTGCGGCTTCGCCCGCCGCCCGGGCGCGCCGCCCATCCCTTACCCCGTGGCCTGTCTGCCGCAGGCCTGGGCCGCGGGCTCGCCCTTCATGCTGCTGCAGGCCTGCTTGGGCGTGGAGGTGGACGGCGAGCAGCGGGTGGTGCATGTGAACCGGCCGAAGTTGCCGCCAGGCATCGACGACGTGCGCGTGCATGGTCTGGTCGTCGGCGAGGAACGCGTGGATCTGGTGTTCAAGCAGTTCGGCGACCGCGTCGGCGTGTTCAGCGAAAGCCGCCACGCCAGCGCGGTGCCGGTCAACCTGCGCAACTGA